From Fundulus heteroclitus isolate FHET01 chromosome 14, MU-UCD_Fhet_4.1, whole genome shotgun sequence, the proteins below share one genomic window:
- the LOC118565752 gene encoding uncharacterized protein LOC118565752 isoform X1, whose product MESQQIREALDGIVEAVNQLRNLPVQHATESVNLTPGSPVRLQGQTDPDWDSERFLWLEQTVGELNDSFSQSITCLNDSLEFQQRVTNVLSDITQMVNDLRNIPVQQGLGFADLNPGNSPDRQQGHTHSGSNYERLSSLEQAIHQLNVSVSQTFTSNPTSLQFPQQQQGGHLNQSERGENDRSGSSHTVLQNPSSSSPQQPCSSPSVVPTSNPEDQPSTSQSQPAVNPGIQRERFNVTEIRRPFSVTASRPGEIPNPAEFYTQVYHLLTELADSVTRSASRNDVVQLELSGEGFSRHTVVQVNDDGDSVLPAFLEFLDELTQSNEELPGPENLEIVLQIVRNPHGGAKRKATKTLDCELIHKKRRHLYIVENASNQLCFAASLAHLCNPAFTDAQAMHQASLWQRTAGLTEQTPVTFSDVHKFEEIVNRKIVVFFKDDKEAVLRKFQTGFSDRSNPLFLLLFKSHYYGIKSLTGFTGSRHICGYCFSGYDNIGTHSCKGHCSVCLDSNCTLQQYSPVQCIDCKRICRNSICLAKHREPTLRPKLGKLVSNCDTTKFCAVCKQLYFVAAGGQSKPHDCSTKCTVCRQKVPHGADVTLNDHLCYIQPTLTDAQLRDKLVFYDFETFTDQTGKHIPYLVSTKTLAGDVWCSYGLNCVRDFLLHFRKPRFRGHSFLAHNSRGFDSYLILSEMVKLGIKPFLITQGSKILCFTEPDYSLKFIDSLSFLTMKLSQMPKALGFTDHCKGFFPHLFSSEKTLNYIGPLPPPSFYAVEHMSPAEQERFTVWYNEASKHPFDFKKEALYYCQNDVEILFRACVKFREEFFKETNVDPFKSITIAAACMNVFTANFLPPSTLAIPSPVDYRRQCKTFSDASIQWLEWVAAERGIFIQHALNRGEMKLGPYYVDGYAEVRGVRTVFEFNGCFYHGCPECFPADQTCPLRGVCYERFHAATIERARVLQSVYGVRLEVMWEHSWDLMKASHSGLKRFLDCFSAPAPLCPRNALFGGRTSALRLRYTAGVEESVHYVDFTSLYPFVNASCSYPLGHPEIICKDFDDPRSYFGLIRATVYPPRGLFFPVLPYRTATGKLVFTLCRACAELNYQTGPCTHSDQERALTGVWVSVEFNKALELGYRLAKITEVWHFEKQSSSIFKPYIHTFLKGKQEASGFPAEATDEESRLKYVADYKREQGIQLDVRKIEVNPAKRQVAKLCLNSFWGKFAQRNDLAQTSIVSEPEEFFNFLFSGKYAVSYFHFLNDEMCMVQWKYSKRCISPPNKVNNVFIAAFTTAHARLKLYTCLEQLQDRVLYIDTDSLIYVVKPGQTSLKLGNLLGDLTDELSGDFIQEYVSAGPKSYAYQTRHRKQVVMKFKGITQTHQCSERVNFDSVKDLVEGYLQGSTGDVLQAPQHTIRRNKRSFQLQNAAFQKKVRVVYDKRRLFPDGTTLPFGY is encoded by the coding sequence atggaaagtcaACAAATCAGAGAGGCTCTGGATGGAATTGTTGAGGCTGTAAATCAACTTCGGAATCTCCCTGTTCAGCATGCAACCGAATCTGTAAATCTTACCCCAGGATCTCCTGTCAGACTTCAGGGGCAGACTGATCCGGATTGGGATTCTGAGCGGTTTCTATGGTTAGAACAAACCGTTGGCGAGCTAAATGATTCTTTCTCTCAATCAATCACGTGTTTGAACGACTCGCTAGAATTTCAACAACGAGTTACAAATGTTTTAAGTGATATCACCCAAATGGTTAACGACCTCCGGAATATACCGGTTCAGCAGGGTCTGGGGTTTGCGGATTTAAATCCAGGTAATTCACCAGATAGACAGCAGGGTCATACACACTCGGGTTCGAATTATGAGCGTTTATCATCACTAGAACAAGCTATCCatcaattaaatgtttctgtctctcaAACATTTACCTCCAATCCTACAAGCCTTCAGTtcccgcagcagcagcaaggtGGTCATTTAAATCAAAGTGAAAGAGGTGAAAATGATCGGTCTGGTTCTTCGCATACTGTTTTGCAGAATCCCTCATCCAGTTCCCCTCAACAGCCATGCTCGAGCCCATCTGTCGTTCCCACGTCTAACCCAGAGGATCAGCCAAGCACGAGTCAGTCTCAGCCAGCTGTTAACCCCGGCATTCAACGGGAGCGATTTAATGTAACAGAAATAAGACGTCCTTTCAGCGTGACAGCTTCACGACCCGGTGAAATTCCTAACCCCGCCGAATTTTACACACAGGTTTATCATCTTCTCACAGAGCTGGCGGACTCTGTTACACGTTCAGCATCACGCAATGATGTTGTACAGCTTGAATTAAGCGGCGAAGGGTTTTCCCGTCATACAGTGGTTCAGGTAAATGATGACGGTGATTCAGTTCTGCCTGCATTTCTGGAATTTTTAGACGAGTTAACACAGTCTAATGAAGAATTGCCAGGACCTGAAAACTTGGAAATAGTACTTCAGATTGTACGAAACCCTCACGGCGGTGCTAAACGTAAGGCGACAAAGACGTTGGACTGTGAGCTGATTCATAAAAAAAGACGTCACCTCTATATTGTTGAAAATGCTTCTAATCAGCTCTGCTTTGCTGCCAGTCTAGCACATCTTTGTAACCCTGCTTTTACAGACGCCCAAGCCATGCATCAAGCCTCGCTGTGGCAACGGACAGCCGGCCTCACTGAGCAAACTCCTGTGACTTTCAGCGACGTGCATAAATTTGAAGAGATAGTCAATAggaaaattgttgttttctttaaagacgACAAGGAGGCAGTGCTTCGTAAATTTCAGACAGGCTTTTCAGATCGTTCAAATCCCCTTTTCCTGCTTTTGTTCAAAAGTCATTATTATGGAATAAAGAGTCTCACAGGTTTCACAGGCTCGAGGCACATTTGTGGGTACTGCTTTAGCGGTTACGACAACATTGGCACGCATAGCTGTAAGGGTCACTGCTCGGTATGCCTCGACTCAAATTGTACTCTCCAGCAATACAGCCCTGTGCAGTGCATAGATTGTAAACGAATCTGTCGTAATTCCATCTGCTTAgctaaacacagagaacccaCACTGAGACCTAAACTTGGTAAGCTCGTAAGTAACTGTGACACGACAAAGTTCTGCGCTGTGTGtaaacagctttattttgtAGCCGCAGGTGGACAGAGCAAGCCCCACGATTGTTCAACAAAGTGCACGGTCTGTCGTCAGAAAGTGCCTCACGGTGCAGATGTCACGTTAAACGATCATCTGTGCTATATTCAACCGACCCTGACTGATGCGCAACTCCGCGATAAGCtagttttttatgattttgaaacttttacagaTCAAACTGGAAAACATATCCCGTATCTTGTAAGCACAAAAACCTTGGCTGGGGATGTTTGGTGTTCTTATGGTTTGAACTGCGTCAGGGattttctgcttcattttaGAAAACCTCGGTTCAGAGGTCATTCTTTTCTTGCCCACAACAGTCGTGGGTTTGACTCATACTTGATTCTAAGTGAGATGGTTAAACTCGGCATCAAACCGTTCTTGATCACACAGGGGAGTAAAATCCTTTGTTTTACTGAGCCTGATTACAGTCTTAAATTTATAGACAGTCTATCGTTCCTTACAATGAAACTCAGTCAAATGCCAAAAGCGTTAGGTTTTACTGATCACTGTAAGGGTTTTTTCCCTCACTTGTTCTCCTCTGAGAAGACATTGAACTACATCGGCCCGCTCCCTCCACCCAGCTTCTACGCTGTGGAGCATATGAGCCCTGCTGAGCAGGAGCGTTTCACCGTTTGGTACAACGAGGCCTCTAAGCATCCCtttgactttaaaaaagaaGCTCTCTATTATTGTCAGAATGATGTGGAAATTCTCTTCAGGgcttgtgtgaaattcagagaagagttctttaaagagacaaacGTCGATCCTTTTAAAAGCATCACCATAGCAGCAGCCTGTATGAATGTTTTCACAGCAAATTTTCTTCCGCCTAGCACACTAGCCATACCTTCCCCTGTGGATTATCGGCGTCAGTGCAAGACTTTTTCAGACGCCTCCATTCAATGGCTGGAGTGGGTAGCTGCTGAACGGggcattttcattcaacatgctCTTAACCGAGGTGAAATGAAACTGGGGCCGTATTATGTGGACGGATACGCGGAGGTCCGAGGCGTTCGAACTGTATTTGAGTTTAATGGCTGCTTTTACCATGGTTGTCCTGAATGTTTTCCAGCCGACCAGACGTGCCCGCTCAGAGGAGTCTGCTATGAAAGGTTCCATGCAGCTACCATCGAGAGAGCCAGGGTATTGCAGTCGGTTTACGGGGTGCGCCTGGAGGTTATGTGGGAGCATAGCTGGGATTTAATGAAGGCGTCACACTCTGGTCTCAAAAGGTTTCTGGACTGTTTCAGTGCCCCGGCACCTCTTTGCCCGCGGAACGCTCTGTTTGGGGGTAGAACCAGTGCCCTCAGGCTGAGGTACACTGCAGGGGTCGAAGAATCTGTGCATTATGTAGACTTCACATCTCTGTATCCGTTTGTGAATGCTAGCTGCAGCTATCCACTAGGCCATCCCGAAATCATATGCAAAGATTTCGACGATCCCCGTAGCTACTTTGGACTTATCAGAGCGACCGTGTACCCGCCTCGTGGTCTGTTTTTTCCCGTTTTGCCGTACAGGACCGCTACCGGTAAACTGGTGTTCACACTGTGCCGGGCTTGCGCTGAGTTGAACTACCAGACGGGCCCTTGTACCCACTCTGACCAAGAGAGAGCGCTAACAGGTGTATGGGTAAGTGTGGAATTCAACAAGGCTCTTGAGCTGGGATATAGGCTTGCTAAAATCACTGAGGTctggcattttgaaaaacagagcagttCAATCTTTAAACCATATATCCACACTTTTTTGAAGGGTAAACAGGAAGCTTCAGGTTTTCCCGCTGAAGCTACGGATGAGGAAAGTCGTTTGAAATATGTGGCAGACTACAAACGTGAGCAGGGCATCCAACTAGATGTACGTAAGATTGAGGTGAATCCGGCTAAAAGACAAGTTGCTAAATTGTGTCTGAACAGTTTTTGGGGCAAATTTGCACAGAGAAATGATTTGGCTCAGACAAGCATTGTGAGCGAGCCCGAAgagttttttaacttccttttttcaGGTAAATACGCAGTCAGCTACTTTCACTTCCTGAATGATGAAATGTGCATGGTTCAGTGGAAATACAGCAAGCGTTGTATTTCTCCACCCAACAAGGTGAATAACGTCTTCATTGCTGCCTTTACAACTGCTCATGCTCGTCTGAAATTGTACACCTGTCTTGAACAACTTCAGGACCGCGTTCTGTACATTGACACCGACAGTCTGATCTATGTGGTTAAACCGGGTCAGACCTCCCTCAAGCTCGGTAACCTTCTGGGGGACTTGACTGATGAATTATCAGGTGATTTTATACAAGAGTATGTCTCCGCAGGCCCAAAGAGCTACGCTTACCAGACCAGACACCGAAAACAAGTGGTGATGAAGTTTAAAGGCATCACTCAGACTCATCAGTGCAGTGAGAGGGTGAATTTTGACAGCGTGAAAGACCTGGTAGAAGGTTATCTGCAAGGTTCTACAGGGGATGTTTTACAGGCTCCACAGCACACCATCAGAAGGAATAAAAGGAGCTTCCAGCTTCAAAatgcagcatttcagaaaaaggtgCGCGTCGTTTATGATAAAAGAAGGCTTTTTCCTGATGGGACAACCCTTCCATTTGGCTATTAA
- the LOC118565752 gene encoding uncharacterized protein LOC118565752 isoform X2: MSGGRSSSVAPAQVHNAGLTLTQEFNEIFAAPTTAELQDLDFTLTDIDLTDKGLIDERYGCPNQPNQNDFHKELAVTQPGSSRTQTSRAERLCPKPFNPSVFHGELAVTQPGSSRAQTPSEARLCPKPVKPSVFRKEPAVTQPGSSTTQTPRKGRLSLAKRRLPAEIAAQNTSTPKRQRTEEHNGSVVVISSPETSEHHDRFPEEAPRLTTSHGLPRNVNQGTTLPAALTPHRDIVAQALFTAGIQPHPDTFGQTDVTIQSVHQNNDAELIAAAAEAETAASEASAHDRSRPASSAQHPVAQVIRRDAGKHKKRRSLRSLCSSVLRVQQNFKQLIIKADATGPIIDAAAWAVTHMPVATGRQAALYRRKTAALLNYCETLMVELVDPTMPVPLTS; encoded by the exons ATGTCCGGAGGTCGTTCTTCATCTGTTGCACCAGCCCAGGTCCATAATGCGGGATTGACGTTGACCCAGGAGTTCAACGAGATTTTCGCTG cgCCAACAACTGCTGAACTACAAGACCTAGATTTTACACTAACGGATATTG ATCTTACCGACAAAGGGTTAATTGACGAGCGTTACGGTTGTCCGAACCAGCCAAATCAGAATGACTTCCACAAAGAGCTAGCGGTGACACAGCCTGGATCAAGCAGAACGCAAACGTCCCGCGCTGAAAGATTGTGTCCGAAGCCATTCAACCCAAGTGTGTTCCACGGAGAGCTAGCGGTGACACAGCCTGGATCGAGCAGAGCACAAACGCCCAGTGAAGCAAGATTGTGTCCGAAGCCAGTCAAACCGAGTGTGTTCCGCAAAGAGCCAGCGGTGACACAACCTGGATCGAGCACAACGCAAACGCCCCGTAAAGGAAGATTGAGTTTAGCTAAAAGGAGGCTCCCAGCAGAAATAGCTGCTCAGAACACATCAACACCAAAGCGGCAGAGGACTGAAGAACATAACGGGTCAGTTGTTGTAATAAGTTCTCCAGAGACATCAGAGCACCACGATCGCTTCCCCGAGGAAGCTCCCCGGCTCACCACGTCACACGGCCTCCCTCGAAACGTTAATCAGGGGACAACGCTTCCTGCAGCAC TAACACCCCACCGTGACATTGTTGCTCAAGCACTCTTTACGGCTGGAATACAGCCTCATCCCGATACATTTGGCCAGACGGACG TAACAATTCAGTCTGTACACCAGAATAATGACGCCGAgctaatagcagcagcagcagaagcggAAACAGCAGCATCAGAAGCATCAGCACATGATCGGTCTCGTCCTGCCTCATCTGCTCAGCACCCTG taGCACAGGTCATCCGCCGTGACGCAGGAAAACACAAGAAGAGGCGGAGTCTCAGAAGCCTGTGTTCGTCAGTCCTGAGAGTTCAGCAAAACTTCAAGCAGTTAATCATCAAAGCGGATGCGACTGGTCCAATTATTGATG CCGCTGCATGGGCAGTAACGCATATGCCAGTTGCTACGGGACGTCAAGCTGCCCTCTACCGCCGGAAAACTGCTGCGCTTCTGAATTACTGCGAGACTCTGATGGTTGAACTGGTTGACCCGACGATGCCAGTACCGTTAACCAGCTAA